One genomic window of Diospyros lotus cultivar Yz01 chromosome 8, ASM1463336v1, whole genome shotgun sequence includes the following:
- the LOC127808274 gene encoding WUSCHEL-related homeobox 9 encodes MASSNRHWPSMFKSKPCSSSHHHQWQHDINPSLLSTACHRPPFTSSAAPGCEERSPEPKPRWNPKPEQIRILEAIFNSGMVNPPRDEIRKIRAQLQEFGQVGDANVFYWFQNRKSRSKHKQRHLQNSKQPPQQNFPSSAGATASVTTPSSSSSSSEKSSPKSLDKTFSVGSASVIEISNSPTVSVNQTYFQAPTEFLPEPFFFPMQQTPGAATAPIFTQGFCFPELPNAVQVPADQSSGSYSSLLLGELMMGHGPTKIEDNHQKLKLQQQMYSPPTAPSTISHILGESGSMGPAKSTVFINDVAFEVAAGPFNVRETFGDDAMLIQPSGQPVATTDWGVTLHPLQHGGFYYLVRTLTPITASSSETRLI; translated from the exons ATGGCTTCATCAAATAGACACTGGCCTAGCATGTTTAAGTCCAAGCCCTGCAGCAGCTCCCACCACCACCAATGGCAGCACGACATCAACCCTTCTCTCCTGTCCACTGCTTGCCATAGGCCCCCATTCACATCATCAGCAG CACCTGGATGTGAAGAAAGAAGCCCAGAGCCGAAACCCAGGTGGAATCCAAAACCAGAGCAAATCCGCATTCTGGAAGCTATCTTCAACTCAGGAATGGTGAATCCACCGAGGGACGAGATCAGGAAAATCAGGGCTCAACTGCAAGAGTTCGGCCAAGTCGGCGACGCCAACGTCTTCTACTGGTTCCAGAACAGGAAATCGCGGAGCAAACACAAGCAACGCCACCTCCAAAACTCCAAACAACCACCCCAACAAAACTTTCCCTCCTCCGCCGGCGCCACCGCGTCGGTGACAACTccgtcctcctcctcctcctcgtctGAGAAATCTTCTCCGAAGTCCCTCGACAAGACCTTCTCCGTCGGTTCCGCAAGCGTCATCGAGATTTCCAATTCCCCGACGGTGTCGGTTAACCAGACTTACTTTCAGGCACCGACGGAGTTCTTGCCGGAGCCCTTCTTTTTCCCGATGCAGCAGACCCCTGGAGCGGCTACGGCTCCGATTTTCACTCAAGGGTTCTGCTTCCCGGAGCTGCCGAATGCTGTTCAAGTCCCTGCAGATCAGAGTTCTGGGAGTTACTCGAGTCTTTTGCTTGGAGAACTGATGATGGGGCATGGCCCTACCAAGATAGAAGATAATCACCAGAAGTTGAAGCTTCAGCAACAGATGTACTCTCCTCCCACTGCTCCATCTACCATCAGTCACATTCTAG GCGAATCGGGGTCCATGGGACCTGCAAAATCAACGGTGTTCATCAACGACGTGGCCTTCGAGGTGGCCGCCGGACCCTTCAACGTTCGCGAAACCTTCGGTGATGACGCAATGCTGATCCAACCCTCCGGCCAGCCGGTCGCCACCACCGACTGGGGCGTCACCCTCCACCCTCTCCAGCACGGCGGATTCTACTACCTCGTGCGCACCTTAACCCCCATCACCGCTTCCTCATCAGAAACACGTCTCATATG A